Within Leishmania infantum JPCM5 genome chromosome 35, the genomic segment CTTCGCGATTTATTTGTTGAGTGTGGGTGTGCCGCTGTTAGTTTGTCGTTATTTGcttgttttttgttttcaaAAATGACGAAAAAGAACGTAaccgaacaaaaaaagatCGAGCAAATCACTGCGACGTTAGCGGAGATCACTGCAGGCGCCTATGAAAAGACGTGCACGATTACTGCTCCACCGTCTTCGTGGTCAGGCCCTTGAAGGACGCAACCGGCACGTTGGAGATAACCGTGTAGAAGTGCTTGTGCTTGTTGCCCTCTGTCGTCTCCGACTTGCGCTGGatcagcacgcgcacgcggccaGGGACGCCCTTCACGCCCTTGTGCCAGATGTACGTGTTCAGCGACGCGTCAATGCGGTTGTCCTTCGTCTTCATCAGACGACCCACAAACGCCTTGATGCGCTTGATCGCCAGCGGAGCGCGCTTCGAGAAGGTCTTCTTCTTCAGCAGCTTCGACAGGTGGATCGTCGCCTCCATGCTCACAGCGTCCGGCTTGCGGCCAGTGCGCTTGCGCAGAGACGCGCGGGTcgcaccgcgcacgcgcgagtTCTTCGCCGTGTTGCCGACGCCGTGGAACTTcttgcgcttctcctcgtccATGTTCGCGAGCACGCGCTTCCAGCGCTTGTCATCGCGGTTCTTGCGACTCTCCGCGTCCTTCTTGCGGGCATCGATGATGGCAGCCTTCTTCTCCTTGCCGAGCACCTTGCCCTTCATGCCAGCGCGCGTCATGATTGAATCACACACAGCCAATGCTGCTGGGTAAAAAAAGTGGTTTCGTGCATGTGCGGAAAAAGAgggtgtatgtgtatgtgcgcacGTGTTTGAGCACGCCAACGCCAAAGGCGTGCGCATCGAGCCACCAAGAGAGGGAGCAATGAAGCCAAAGGCACGTAAAAGAAGGGGTACGGAGAAAACGGTGACAGGGGATAAGCGTAGAGCAGGAGGGACGAGCAATCATTGCCAAAGGAGACGCAGTGGAAGACGGGCTCTGCCGACTTAGCGGCACGTCTTCACAGCACAGGCCGGCGGAGCTCGAACAGCTCGCAGAAGCGGCTACGCGGCCCGAAAGGCTTCTTCGTTCACTGCGGCTCTTCCTGCCTGAGCAAAGAGAAGGAGGTTCTTCTCATCCGCCTTCGACACCGACGCGACCGCCAACGAAAGCGCCATCTCGCTCTCCTTGACCTCCGCGACCTCGCTGGTCGCTGCCCTAGCAGCGCGCATCCGCTTCTCTCGATGAAGAGAAcagggaaaagggggagggagggtggaaGGCTCGGCAAGCGCTCGCAGTGGCCTGCGGGCCCTTTCGCACGTCCTCCGCCTTGGCGGCTCTCAGAGCTGTGATATTTCTTtaggggagggaagggcatACTAACAGCGCAAGTTGTACCTACAAGAGCATCATGAGGGACCCGTGTAggcgtgtctctctgtgcagCATCTGCGAGTGGGAGGACATATCGTCAGAGACGCTCACTGGACACGGTGCACGCCTCGCATaagcgtgcacacacacacaccgcagGGAAGTCACCCCTGCAGAGCACGTCCTCGCTGAAACCCAACAAAACAAGCGTAAAACGACAGAAAGGAGAAAAAGCGAAACGGATTCGAAACGAAACCGAGCACACGCATAACACCGAGAGGCTGAGGACAGACGCGCACGATTACTGCTCCACCGTCTTCGTGGTCAGGCCCTTGAAGGACGCAACCGGCACGTTGGAGATAACCGTGTAGAAGTGCTTGTGCTTGTTGCCCTCTGTCGTCTCCGACTTGCGCTGGatcagcacgcgcacgcggccaGGGACGCCCTTCACGCCCTTGTGCCAGATGTACGTGTTCAGCGACGCGTCAATGCG encodes:
- a CDS encoding putative 60S ribosomal subunit protein L31, translating into MRTPLALACSNTCAHTHTPSFSAHARNHFFYPAALAVCDSIMTRAGMKGKVLGKEKKAAIIDARKKDAESRKNRDDKRWKRVLANMDEEKRKKFHGVGNTAKNSRVRGATRASLRKRTGRKPDAVSMEATIHLSKLLKKKTFSKRAPLAIKRIKAFVGRLMKTKDNRIDASLNTYIWHKGVKGVPGRVRVLIQRKSETTEGNKHKHFYTVISNVPVASFKGLTTKTVEQ